From Zea mays cultivar B73 chromosome 3, Zm-B73-REFERENCE-NAM-5.0, whole genome shotgun sequence:
tatgttgagaagccagctcagatccttgagattgcagacagagtcacccgaaggaagaccatcagaatgtgcaaagtcagatggaatcaccactctgaggaagaagcaacctgggagcgtgaagatgatctagtggccaagtacccagagctctttgctagccagccctgaatctcgagggcgagattcttttaagggggataggtttgtaacgccccgaattttgcagttgaattttttcttttctttactcgccaaaattcgggcgttaccttttctttttctttttcccctcgctaaaccttgaccttttccaaagttctagcgggattcggtttggatttcccgtgtaagaaaaaccctaagtactttatgttgtttgatgcaccatgccgaaccttgcatttcttttgattgctttgaaagtgcaaatgcattcatatagaaagatcggatttcgaaaataagaagaagatcttttatttctttttctctctttctctctcttctatctctctctctcccgcgccgtgggccgaccccggccggcccagccgcccctggcgccccccccttgggcccaattggcccatgccgccccctccctttatttttccccaaaaccccccaatccctctccctctctctcattttccctctctctcccctagcgccgcccctacccgcccctgccctaagccgccgccgccccctgctcagccgccgccccctgctcggccgccgctccctgccggccgccccccccccccccccccccccccgccgtcggccgcccctcgccggtgagcccccctcctccctctctcctccctcccccatcccccctccccttcccctcgccgctcggcgccatggccgccgccatggccggctcgtcccgcccggccgcccgcccggctcgtcccgcccccggccggccgcccgccctggccgccgccttggccgcgccctggccgcccggccgcccgcccggctcgtcccgcccgcccggccgcccgcctggccgcgccctggccgcgccccccccccctggccgctcggccggctcagccaccccggctcggccgcccctgcgcgccctgccccggccggttcaaccgcccctagggccggttcaaccgcccccccccctctatttttttattttattttatttactttctgtgatcatagctattttgttttaggtaggttaatcattattaatgccattgaaataggaagtttaatttaaaattctgttatactaattgattcatgtagttaattgtttatctcgtgcgatgttgatcaacttaaaatgattaggttcccactagtgcatataacagaattcttttgttaagaaccaattgtaattgatcgttagtgcataagatttaaccccctgcgagaccctttctcgtttctttctaaccataacaaatgcgatatcgaatgtcatacttgatgcatactcactttatttgttcccttgtatggtgtactgttcttttgtattaaatgtggatggatgtatgtatgtttgtaatcgcatagagaacgatccggtcgaagagcccgaggaattcgcaggagaagcccctgagcagcagtcgtttggtggaggcaagtgtcctttgacctatctctgtcctattcattatttaattcacctcccgcttacacatttatgcctaaggattgactagcttttgttatccatgtccttgtttacctatttgggttggattattactgcttagtttgatgctattgctcaactttaatcaatgaacatgatgtggttatctatgatacgctgttttcccttctcttattatgatgttgtacttgtggtattcaagggggctcgagcggtttctcgagtgcctctccgtaaggacctgttctatggatgaccgcccgggaaaacagtgcaaccatgagggtggaatggggtgcccttagctgaataattagaggatctgggatgtagttcacttagccgtcgtgccgtcaatggggctcggtgtatgcggctcgctctgccaagtttgggttcgccccttggggaggagtgcggtgcatttaggaaacctaacgggtggctacagccccggggaatctttgtaaaggctacgtagtgagaccctgcctattcaccttggtagtgtttaagggtttgatcggcccgaggcaagagggaatcacggcttgtgggtaaagtgcacaacctctgcagagtgttatgaaaactgatatatcagccgtgctcgcggttatgagcggccaagggagctccagagattagtgatacttgatcagagatactttggtacaggtgacaatgagattgatggttctgattacgattatggtattggtaagtggtattctttccgtttggaaaggatacattgggctaataacttgggttaatgttaaaacctggctttctactagtaagtaataacctgaccaactaaaagcaactgcttgacttatccccacataaagctagtccactacagccaaacaggatacttgctgagtatgttgatgtgtactcacccttgctctacacaccaaacccccccccccaggttgtcagcattgcaaccactgctcaggcgaagatgaagctgtggaaggagatttccaggagttccaagactacgacgagttctaggtgtgggttagcggcaaacccccagtcggctgcctgtgaaggccgtgttatctacgtttcttttccgcactttgaattattgtaagaactatatggacgtctcagacgtatgatgtaatcgactatttcccttattaatactattttgagcactgtgtgatgatgtccatattatgtaactgctgtgtacgtgaataactgatcctggcacgtacatggttcgcattcggtttgccttctaaaaccgggtgtgacaacaccggacagtccggtgaattatagcggagcaatttcccgaggctggcgagttccagagccgctcttccctggggcaccggacactgtccggtgtacaccggacagtccggtgaattatagcgaagcgcctctggatttttctgaaggtgatgagtttggctgggagtcccctggtgcactggacactgtccggtggcacaccggacagtccggtgcgccagaccagaggtgccttcggttatcccttgctctctttgttgaacccaattcttggtctttttattggctaagtgtgaacctttgacacctgtataacttatacactagagcaaactagttagtccaattatttgtgttgggcaattcaaccaccaaaatcaattaggaactaggtgtaagcctaattccctttcaccaaggactcatgaattttgtgtgtactcatcattgaaactttatttaggatttagccgattctccatcggctctagcattacagaaatgaaacccttcttatctatacttataaactgataatcagaaaaatctactcctgtgagacatgtagcagtctcataagtccagagtacaggggcatcggccacaacgATACAGgctgatacatcagcatgtacttgttctatatcatcgcctacccattgtattaacatttgatgtaatgtagaaggtatacattggttggcatgaatccaatctctgtctaggattagactataatttccttctacattagcaacgaagaatgcagcagcaagggtcttagtcccgatggttaattcaacgaacgtgactcccctggctttgatcgaactatcagttccaacaccactAAGGGTCatattggtcttgacaagttcgtcatcttgtttacctaattttctgtacaatgaataaggcattagatttataaccgcccctccatctaccaacattttagcaatcggtatcccatcaatgtgaccgcaaacgaagagcggctttaaatgatttaccgattcctttggtttagtaaaggcggcttctctaggaccaaaatcaaactggacaacaaaaggttcatcgtcgccgataatagtacaatcggcagaaaatgtaataacatttacatccatacctggacgctctggagaagcttcatagtcgaccaggtcttcttccaGTAGGTCATCCTCCTCCATTGGTGTTGGCACATCGTAGGAGGCGtcctggtgtggtgcggacggtccggactcaggggtcggacggtcgGCGCCTGCCTTGTTAGCCAGGCTGTCTGCCATACCCGCGgggtgctgcacaagtgttgttttattttctatttttgtggctGTTTGCTTTTCTTCaatggcctttggtctccatttcttttgcggtggcgggtattgtggatgtgtgtcattgaatatcttttctgcctccttttcctggctctcttttgctcttaggcgctgtaatttttgcttttgggaccgtgtcaatcccgctgggcaccatcgaggcatggagtattttggatcggctattttgaAGGCAGTCGTATCTTctgttttgtttgtgttggccgattcaccaaaaaccaTCGGCCCTTCACTTTCTTTTTGTATGACGACATCTGatgtacctattttgatgatgtccttttttgtcgttcttttagttgttgcaggcatatgccccTCTACCGGATTGGTTggccttggaggccgagtagtccggcaatcttgttgggcctgtgtctGGTGACCGAATTGAGcgacgctcaatcggtcttgtactggtggtgccaacctgttgaatacaaatgtttggggtgccccccaagtggggtactgtggcatcccaaatgaatatggtggcatgccccacatttgatttggaatatatggtggaggtatgtatgtgtatggatatggcataggtggatatgggggtggaggtgtccatgtaggtatgttaggtctcaattgtacagtatgacctttcatttcttctgattggtgaggtggtccaatcggccttacctgacgttgctcatgaatgggtgagtggggtcgctttgctggccggtcactggggccagccttctttttcacatattttgacaacaattgatcgaaagtcgggccggatttgaccagccgaccagctgctttaaatgtatttgttttccacgtacctatctctggtcgtcgtgatcTGAATGTACGTGGTTGTTGTGGATCCTGAGTGTAGCCGGACCGTCTGCCAGAAGTCTTCGAACCGTCCGGAGAAGCTTCGGACCGCCCGCGTCTGGATGGCGAACCgtccgtgatgcgcagcacgggttcctgcgCCTGTCTCTCTGTctgtgcttgccccccagtgctagaggctgtgatggtcaccttcagggtctcccctccatcaggagtcttttcTACCactactttcctgcaagaaattttattatttttatcggcctcccgtgcgttgccgatgacgaTTTCTTTGCCTTTTCCCTTATCGGCTGTGCGGGACCGAATTAGGACCCttttgccctcgaagtcgatcatgttcatcggaaagggctctgtatccacctgcatttcctgaaatttcaatcgtccctcgttaatggtcgattgaatctgtcgctgaaacacattacaatcattagtggcatgagaaaatgagttatgtcacttacagtatgcacgacgtttcaTCTCGTCggtggatggaacagtgtgatttattttaatgttgccatttttaagtaattcatcaaatattttatcacacttaccaacattaaacgtaaacttaacctcctcttgccgtttcttttgaaccggttgcaaggaggaacaagccgaagatttggcctgttttggccaaacatTTCAGCCGCGTATACCTCTGCTGATTCgtcgtccgagctactttggtcgcactctactaaatggacattgtgacgaatggttttggcattcttttgcttcggctttcacagggcaaagctctctggtgtaattgtgctagcgtgaaaaattggatgccttctaatctttcttgtaaataatatcgtagcccattaaaggctaatcctgctagctgtttttctgctaagtgtatttggaagcatcggtttcttgtatccgggaacctccggatgtattcattaaccgattcatccttcccctgtcgcagggccactaggtctaccaaatctaattcatagtcaccagagaaaaaatggtcatggaatttttgttctaactCCTCCCATGatgaaatagaattaggaggtaaagtggggtACCATGCGAACACGGTTCCTGTTAAagacaatgaaaataaacgtatgtgaaatgcttctgtgtcggccaattctcctaattgtgctaagaactggcctatgtgttcgcgtgtgttttttccttggtcacccgaaatttTTGCGAATTCGGATATCCTGGTTCCCTGGGGGTATGGATGGTGATCAAATCagttgtcataaggtttccgatatgattgccccccaggcaccatgcttactccgagcttatctcgaaacgccccagctatttcctccctcactatatcgatggcagtCGGTGCGTGACCACCGGCTCTctagtcaaacataggtggggttggctggatattagtgTGTTGTCTTCCCCCCCCCCACTGGTTTGAGCTATGCGGTGCATTGctgtttgccctatatggctcataggattgatcgttcctttccggccttctaggcggggccggaaagctttcctgagctctggattttgtattaatgggctgatgcattgcatagtgtgatggaagtgttgctgggatggGTGAGGATTcaagtaacaatcctcctcaaaagactcatgcgcggactgtccggatatgtacccggaccgtccgtgattatacgTGGACCATCCGTGATtatacgcggaccgtccgtcgttgtatgtggACGGTCCGATTGGGTAGTTTAGATTTTGTgccatatgtggtggctcgggtgcatgtctgggtaactcattaaaaatgggcccggtcgttgctggcccggacggtccgcgctcacggggGGACGGTCCGgatatgtgcagatcggctgatttactgccgatttgcggttgctcagggtatgtgtccatcggcatcccataaaggggttgtgactggtcgtgacaacctatagtcgatgtattacgcgtgttaccccctaattcaacctcgtgcgaaggaaaatttgctatactagatttatcaaatgcacatactagtctcctataatcgttttgcatatcccctatgatattttgcatttgttctcgatgttcatctacataattcttaagagattgtagctcgtttgtattacttacattggggatatctggtgtgggtcggagcgaagccggattcgtcgcccgttgtcggacgaccttattgttcctgtccaccttgaagttggccaAAAACTTTGCTCTCGCCTCTTGAATAAGCTGCTCcttatgctcctcgaactggagctgttcgtcagccggcaaggttttccAAGCCGGCTCTATAATGTTGCTGGGGGAGACTTCAGAActgtcccttgaaccggccattgagggccgatttgatgggtctatatgtgttgtccccagcggagtcgccaaaaagtatgttgacacctttttagggcgccaatcactcaacacgaaccagtggtggtgctctctgcgcaggggcggacggtccgcggcctggcacGAGGCttggttttcctgcctgacaaccggacggtccgcgccctagggccggacggtccgcgcgtgcgcaggggcggcggaagatcgccggcggcgcctggatctcgctcccgggagggaccccgtcggggaggagagatcctaggagttgtctaggctcgggcagaccgacctagactcctctaatcgacgtagagtcgaagagaagcggagaatttggggatcgagaggctaaactagaactagactagaactactcctaattgtacaggaaataaatgcgaaatagaagtgttgTTGATTTGATTGATCATTACAAATCgggcgtatacctctctatttatagaggaggggggctggatcctttacaaactaattttcgAGCGAATTCcgtgaatctagctaacaaccgtagcacaaaactcggaacgttaaactgctctgcgcatgcgcggaccgtccggtctcagggccggaccatccgccctctcaatttggtgctcaacaggTGGAAAAAGAATGGGAATAAGAGTTTAGAAGGTAAACTCCTACTAATCATTATCACGAGGAAGAGTTATAATTATGCTTTAACAAAAGATAAATGTGTCACATTCGTTCATCATGTTTTGGCTTATAAATCTCACTCAACCCCCCACCCCACCCAATGAAACAAGGGTATATTTCTTCGATCCTCtttttttaggccttgttcgattTTATTAAGATGGAAGAGAATTAAATTCACTTTTATTTAAGATTGAATGAAAATGAATTTAATCCTCCTCGATCTACCCCTGACTAAACAAACGCATATTGAGTTATTCAAAGAACCTCTCTCAATTTTCTCCACCAACCAAACAAAGAGATTTTGACTAAAAATCAAATTGAGAACTTAGTTTTGTCAGCATCGGCCCGCTAGAATCGCGAAAACGAAAATTGTCTACAAGTGGGCTGGGCCAGGACGAGCCGGACGAAAAGTTGTGGTCGCGTCCAGTTTGGGCCGCATTCGTGCTGTGTACAGGCTTATAGTAAAGTGTTTGAGGCTTGAGCTTGGCGCGGCAGTTGGGCTCTAACAACACCCTGTTGCTTCACCGTTGCCGTAGTGGCCCACTCAAGTCCGCGTCTCCGGCCACGAGTATATCCATCCTACGCCGCGTTCCGCAAAACCTGGGGCATGGCGCATGCCGTCGCAGCCGGACCCGGACCCGGACTAGTCGACGTTGCCGCGCCGCAGCCGCGTGACGGCGAGAGCCCCCGCGCCCTGCTGGAGCACGACGTCTTCCTGTCACGCCGTGTGAATGGACGAAAGCCCACGCCTTCCTCGTTGCCAACGGCCGTGCTGGAAACAGGTGAGTCGTACGCGCAGCTGCGCCCAGTTTTTTCTTTCTCCAATTTGTCCCCCTGTCTCTCGCTTCAGCTTTGCCCGGTCAAAAAaagcccaaaagctggcagcgcgACAAACGTCCGACGAAGGGCGACGCGTGTCGCGGCGCCGGCCCTTGCGCGGTGGTCTCTGTCTATGGCACCCATGCCGCCTTGGCCTTGCATGCGCGTATCTGACAGACCTGACGCCTGGATGATGGCGTTCGATTGCCGCGTCCCGTCCGTGCTGGCCGAGGCAGAGACACCGCGGGACCGGGGCTCCAGCCTCCTACAGTCCCGCCGCCGCGTGTACGTACGAGCCTCGAACAAGGTACGGGCCACGACGGAGTGCCTTGGAAGATGGCTCACACAGTCACACGCAGCAGGGCTGCATAAAAGAGGAGCGAGCTCGCAACACGACGCCGACGCGCGTGACGGTGGGAGAGGCAAGAATAGTGGTTCCAGATGCAGTAACAGTGCTAGCCTTCTGATCTTCTCCGTGGAGTATGTGTGTTGTGGTATATAAAACATGGCAACGTATTTTAGTATTGGCTTGCACCTGATACATTGCCATAAAACAGTTGTGCAATTAACTTATCAGATGATCTATCACTATATTAAAATTTAAACTCTAATTTCTCGTATTTAAGAAATTTTTAAAATTTTCAGTCATTTAACTACACGATGATCGCACGAAAAAACTTAATCGCGCAATAGTTTTTTCTATACATTATATTACTGTAGCACTACTAGACTGCGCGTCAGATCTGGACGCGCATCTCGCGGATTTTGTAGTGGCAAACGTGGAGAAAACCTAATCTCAGTCACTTGCAACGCAAACATCCAACTACTCCAATCGTGAGCGACAAGGGAAGGACCCAACCAGGTGTACGTACAGTGTCTCTGTCTCAGGCGAAGCGACGGCACCGCCGGAGCGAGGTCGCACGCAGATACAGCCTATCCCTGTGCTTTTTAGGTGTGCCGCTGCTGGAAAAGCGAGCAGGCTGATGAGCTGCAAAAGACCGCACCTCCAAGGAACTCGACAGCACCACGAGATCATGGATCCGGGCAATGATGCGTCTCGTTCTTTGGCGCAACAGCAGCAGTGCACGGAACCAAAGCTCTCGATGGACGCAATGATGATGCTTGCTCTGTGCCAGTACGACGCAGGGAGGCACGGCATTTGAACGCTTGCATTGCGTCCATGGCTTGGTGGCACACGACCAGAAACAAACACGAGTGCTGCATGCAAACAACTCAAAAAGTCAGGGTGGTTTCGTTCATCCCGAACAGCAGCACTCAGACAATAACCGATCAAATAAATATTCATGCCTTAGATGATGCAGTGTTTGCTGGTCAGCAATCCCATATTGCATCACTCCAGATTTATCACTGAAACTGTTCAACCACCATACATCAAAACCAGGCGTACCGCAGCAAAAGCAGTAGCCCCGGTAGGATTTGAAGCAACAACAGGCCCAGACCGGACTCAAGCCGCCCAGAGTGAAAAACAGCCTATACTGATGAATTATTGGCAAAAACCAAAAGAATTGTCAACCATCAGGAAGCAGCAGGAGGGGTCGCTGCAGCCGTGACGGCGAACAAAGAGTATAGTcattcgggggggggggggggggggggggggggggggggagaaaggCCTACATAGCTACCTTTACAGAGCTGTTGCTATGTATGTATGGAGGAGCTTCAGAAGTTTCGTATCTGGTATACTACTCTCAACAAAGCTGTATCTACACAACAGGCCTCACGAGCTCGACAGGCTCGTCGCGGCAGGTGTTGCCGGCACCGCGCTGCTCTGCGTCGAGTTGTTCTTGTTCTCGCCCCAGTGCCATAGCATGCTCTCCCAGAAGCAGAACTTCTCGAAGCAAGTCTTCAGCCTCGGATCGGTTATGTTCCGTTTCCAATGCCCGTCGGTGAAGTTCGCCTTCTCGGCCTGCCGCCGCTCCCACTCCAACCCAGCCTTCAGCCTTGACCTCAGGAGGCAATAGCTCTGAAGCTTCTTCGGCATCTTGTTGTGCACCTTCCACCAGCGGGCGTGCGCAACATCAGTCGCAAACTCCCGCAAGATCTCAACGTTCCAGTTGCAATCGTAGTCCCGGAAGCACAGCCATGGCTTCCGCCCCAAGTAGTGGAGAACGTAGAGGATCGGTGGGTTGGCGCCGAACAGCCGAGTCTTCTTGGCCTTCACTTCGTCCTCGTCACCCTCCCAGAAATGCTTCAAGAAATTCATGTGCTTTGGAATCCGGTGCCACCATGTGAATATCTCATTCAGGTACCCTTGGTCACCACCGTTGTAAGATGTTATCTCGTTGATGTGCTCCATCAGTAACTGGAACGTGCAGTTTGAAGGCTCAATGACCATCACTCCAGAGTTGAAGAGTGTTGCATTGTTCCCAGTTGCGGTGATTTCCGGCATTGCAAACAAGAAATCAATGTTCCTCAGGATGAGCAGATCAGCATCAATGAAAATGACCTTGTCATAATCTGTAAGCTGCCACAGCCGGAATTTGCTGTAGTTCCATTCGTTGTAGGCATCACGCTCGGCTTTGGGATTCCGGATCCTCTGTATTATTCTAACCTTCCACCCAGCAGATTCCAGCCCCTTGCGGTGGTGGTCGCTTATGGTGTCATCAACAAGAATAACAAGGTCCCTTGTTGATCCTGCTTGACGAATGCTTTGAGCTGCTGTTATCGCACCGCAAACATATTCACTTGCTGAATGCAGTATTGTAGCATATGCTTCTCTGCGTCTGTCTACCGTGTAGAGTCGTGCTGCACAAGAAAGGATATTGGTCATGATTCAGGTGCAAAAAATAGAAAGTGAATAGGGGCccgtttggtttctttagtccagggactaaagtttagttcctaCCATGTTTGGTTCTAGAGACTAAAAGTATTCAAAAAACATTACATGAATCATAAAAGGACCAAAATACCCTTTAGTATTTTCTCACCattagtgcaactgaaataaagTAAGGGACAAATGGTGGAATTATtatggtttagtcccttttagtcacccctTGAGGGACCACCGTTtggcaatttagggactaaacgGGACTAAAATGGagtgactaatctttagtccctcaaacCAAACAGGGCCTAGTTATATTTTGGGTTTCTTTTTCCAGCAAGTTTAAAGCAAGCTAGACTGTCATCGACATATTCCAGAAATGATAGGTGTTCTAAACTTCTAATATTCAACTGTAAACTTCCTCTGGGATGTGGCATTATTTGTATCCATATGTAGCATTGAAAAGTTCATGCATGCAATTATAGTCTACTCATATAGAGTTACTACGTTTTTGGGACATGTGCATTAGGATAGACTAGGGAAATAATGAGCATCTTTCGATGGGAAGCTATTGAATGCTTGATACAATAGTGAACTTACCTTTTGCGTTGAGTGGAACAGCAAGCTCACAGGAACCAACAGGCAGCCTGAGCTTCTCCTTTAGAGCCTTCACGTCAGGTTTGTACATCCAAGCATTGCCTTCACGTTTCACTAGGTCCTTGCAAGAGAAGAGGTTTGGAATTGGGAAGCAATCAGTCACAAACAGCACATGGATTCCTCTATTGCCTCTTGCTGTGGCTGCTGCTAATTTTGCTGCTGACAACTGCAGATGCAGCCTTGCAACATCTCTTGACCAACCCGCCACACGAGTACAGGGAAGCTTAACAGCAACAACATCAAAGTGTGTCGCTCTTGAAAAACTAGGATCTGGAAGCGAAGGACAAGATGGTATCTctgtttcttcctcctcatctatcCATTCAGGATACAGAGTTTGCCAGGTGATGCTTTCATTGGCATGCTCTAGCCTTATGACTGAAAAATCACTTTCTGGGAGCATATGTGTCCAAGCACTGAACTCAGTCCTGTTAAAATTCAGGAGTCCAACACTGAGCTTTTGTTCACCAACATTCAGATTTTGCATGCTTTTATATACATCCTCCCATTGAATGCTGGCAGAAGATATATATCGGGGATCAGAACTCCTCTTATCCCATATCCACCCATTGACAAGCCTGCAAAAGCATCGCAGACAGCATAAGCACCACAAAAAATACAT
This genomic window contains:
- the LOC100193311 gene encoding UDP-glucuronate:xylan alpha-glucuronosyltransferase 1-like; this encodes MGSLEARYRPTGAAEDTAKRRTQKSKSFKEVEKFDVFVLEKSSGCKFRSLQLLLFAIMSAAFLTLLYTPSVYEHQLQSSSRLVNGWIWDKRSSDPRYISSASIQWEDVYKSMQNLNVGEQKLSVGLLNFNRTEFSAWTHMLPESDFSVIRLEHANESITWQTLYPEWIDEEEETEIPSCPSLPDPSFSRATHFDVVAVKLPCTRVAGWSRDVARLHLQLSAAKLAAATARGNRGIHVLFVTDCFPIPNLFSCKDLVKREGNAWMYKPDVKALKEKLRLPVGSCELAVPLNAKARLYTVDRRREAYATILHSASEYVCGAITAAQSIRQAGSTRDLVILVDDTISDHHRKGLESAGWKVRIIQRIRNPKAERDAYNEWNYSKFRLWQLTDYDKVIFIDADLLILRNIDFLFAMPEITATGNNATLFNSGVMVIEPSNCTFQLLMEHINEITSYNGGDQGYLNEIFTWWHRIPKHMNFLKHFWEGDEDEVKAKKTRLFGANPPILYVLHYLGRKPWLCFRDYDCNWNVEILREFATDVAHARWWKVHNKMPKKLQSYCLLRSRLKAGLEWERRQAEKANFTDGHWKRNITDPRLKTCFEKFCFWESMLWHWGENKNNSTQSSAVPATPAATSLSSS